One Streptomyces sp. NBC_01217 genomic region harbors:
- the nuoH gene encoding NADH-quinone oxidoreductase subunit NuoH: MTAFAQLAAAPHGAVLAAEDLSMFGTDPWWLVVVKAVFCFAFLMVTVLFSIVWERKVVAWMQLRIGPNRHGPWGMLQSLADGIKLMLKEDLVVKRADKVVYVLAPIVAAVPAFMAIAVIPFGPSGNEVSIFGHRTAMQLTDLPIAMLYILAVASVGIYGIVLAGWSSGSTYPLLGGLRSCAQMISYEIAMGAAFASVFLYSGSMSTSKIVEAQQDRWFIILLPVSFIIYIVTMVGETNRAPFDMPESEGDLVGGFNTEYSSIKFAMFMLAEYVNMVTVSAVSTTLFLGGWRAPWPISTFWEGANHGWWPMLWFVIKVQLLLFFFIWLRGTLPRVRYDQLMKLGWKVLIPVSVVWLMLVATVRAMRNEGYDFSKIVLYVAGAVIAILLISFVADIFRDKKGRAAEAEAGPEPAFDPMAGGFPVPPLPGQTLPPVPRRRPRSERELVVSGGSDTQSDDSPSDGKEADGV; the protein is encoded by the coding sequence GTGACTGCCTTCGCTCAACTGGCCGCGGCACCGCACGGCGCCGTACTCGCCGCCGAGGATCTGTCGATGTTCGGCACCGACCCGTGGTGGCTCGTCGTCGTCAAGGCGGTGTTCTGCTTCGCGTTCCTGATGGTGACCGTGCTCTTCTCCATCGTGTGGGAGCGCAAGGTCGTCGCCTGGATGCAGCTGCGCATCGGCCCCAACCGGCACGGCCCCTGGGGCATGCTCCAGTCGCTCGCCGACGGCATCAAACTGATGCTGAAGGAAGACCTCGTCGTCAAGCGCGCCGACAAGGTCGTGTACGTGCTCGCGCCGATCGTCGCCGCCGTACCCGCCTTCATGGCGATCGCGGTGATCCCGTTCGGCCCGTCCGGCAACGAGGTCTCGATCTTCGGCCACCGTACGGCGATGCAGCTCACCGACCTGCCGATCGCGATGCTCTACATCCTCGCGGTCGCCTCGGTCGGGATCTACGGCATCGTGCTGGCGGGCTGGTCCTCCGGATCGACGTACCCGCTCCTCGGCGGGCTGCGCTCCTGCGCGCAGATGATCAGTTACGAGATCGCGATGGGCGCCGCGTTCGCCTCGGTCTTCCTCTACTCCGGGTCGATGTCGACCTCGAAGATCGTGGAGGCGCAGCAGGACCGCTGGTTCATCATCCTGCTGCCGGTCTCCTTCATCATCTACATCGTCACGATGGTCGGCGAGACCAACAGGGCCCCGTTCGACATGCCGGAGTCCGAGGGCGACCTGGTCGGCGGCTTCAACACCGAGTACTCGTCGATCAAGTTCGCGATGTTCATGCTCGCCGAGTACGTCAACATGGTCACCGTCTCCGCGGTCTCCACGACCCTGTTCCTGGGCGGCTGGCGGGCCCCGTGGCCGATCAGCACCTTCTGGGAGGGCGCGAACCACGGCTGGTGGCCGATGCTCTGGTTCGTCATCAAGGTCCAGCTGCTGCTGTTCTTCTTCATCTGGCTGCGCGGCACGCTGCCCCGGGTCCGCTACGACCAGCTGATGAAGCTCGGCTGGAAGGTCCTGATCCCGGTCTCCGTCGTCTGGCTGATGCTGGTCGCGACGGTGCGGGCGATGCGCAACGAGGGGTACGACTTCTCGAAGATCGTGCTGTACGTGGCCGGGGCCGTGATCGCGATCCTGCTGATCTCCTTCGTCGCCGACATCTTCCGCGACAAGAAGGGCCGGGCCGCCGAGGCGGAGGCCGGACCGGAGCCGGCGTTCGACCCGATGGCGGGCGGATTCCCGGTGCCGCCGCTGCCCGGACAGACCCTGCCGCCGGTGCCGCGCCGCAGGCCGCGGAGCGAGCGCGAGCTCGTTGTCAGTGGCGGGTCGGATACTCAGAGTGACGACAGTCCGAGTGACGGAAAGGAGGCTGACGGTGTCTGA
- the nuoI gene encoding NADH-quinone oxidoreductase subunit NuoI, protein MSESSEPSGEKFQNPVAGFGVTFKAMFKKRLTEQYPETQKVTAPRFHGRHQLNRHPDGLEKCIGCELCAWACPADAIYVEGADNTDEERYSPGERYGRVYQINYARCILCGLCIEACPTRALTMTNEFELANTSRESLIYTKDELLAGLAEGMVDSPHAIYPGMDEQDYYRGLVTEAAPGTERQTALSKGEKPADDHNGSNGSAQEVGA, encoded by the coding sequence GTGTCTGAGTCATCAGAGCCCTCGGGGGAGAAGTTCCAGAACCCCGTCGCCGGTTTCGGCGTGACCTTCAAGGCCATGTTCAAGAAGCGGCTGACCGAGCAGTATCCGGAAACGCAGAAGGTGACGGCGCCGCGCTTCCACGGCCGGCATCAGCTCAACCGTCACCCGGACGGCCTGGAGAAGTGCATCGGCTGCGAGCTGTGCGCCTGGGCCTGTCCGGCCGACGCGATCTATGTGGAGGGTGCGGACAACACCGACGAGGAGCGCTACTCCCCGGGTGAGCGCTACGGCCGCGTCTACCAGATCAACTACGCGCGCTGCATCCTGTGCGGGCTGTGCATCGAGGCGTGCCCGACCCGGGCGCTGACGATGACCAATGAGTTCGAGCTCGCCAACACCAGCCGCGAGAGCCTGATCTACACCAAGGACGAGCTGCTCGCGGGCCTGGCGGAGGGCATGGTCGACTCCCCGCACGCGATCTACCCCGGGATGGACGAGCAGGACTACTACCGGGGCCTCGTCACCGAGGCCGCGCCCGGTACGGAGCGTCAGACCGCACTCTCCAAGGGCGAGAAGCCGGCCGACGACCACAACGGAAGCAACGGCTCGGCACAGGAGGTGGGCGCATGA
- a CDS encoding NADH-quinone oxidoreductase subunit J, with protein sequence MTGLAAAASQTSTGEAFQFWVLGTVAVIGALSTVLMKKAVHSALSLAGTMIVLAVFYLANGAYFLGVVQIVVYTGAIMMLFLFVVMLVGVTAADSLKETLKGQRWLAAGCGIGFGILLIAGIGNASLNSFNGLGTANAQHGGNVEGLASLIFTKYVFAFEITGALLITATVGAMVLTHRERTERAKTQRELSEARVRGTQLPPLPAPGVYARHNAVDIPGLLPDGTPSELTVMQTLRKRGQIRDVSNESLDRLKALEQRSEERLGRDNEDEEVAK encoded by the coding sequence ATGACCGGCCTGGCCGCAGCGGCCTCCCAGACCTCCACGGGCGAGGCCTTCCAGTTCTGGGTGCTGGGCACCGTCGCCGTGATCGGCGCGCTGTCCACCGTACTGATGAAAAAGGCCGTGCACAGCGCGCTGAGCCTCGCCGGGACGATGATCGTCCTGGCGGTGTTCTATCTCGCCAACGGCGCCTACTTCCTGGGCGTCGTCCAGATCGTCGTCTACACCGGCGCGATCATGATGCTGTTCCTCTTCGTCGTCATGCTCGTCGGTGTCACGGCGGCCGACTCGCTGAAGGAGACCCTCAAGGGCCAGCGCTGGCTGGCCGCGGGCTGCGGGATCGGCTTCGGCATCCTGCTGATCGCCGGTATCGGCAACGCCTCGCTGAACAGCTTCAACGGACTCGGCACCGCCAACGCGCAGCACGGCGGAAACGTCGAGGGGCTGGCCAGCCTCATCTTCACCAAGTACGTCTTCGCCTTCGAGATCACCGGCGCCCTGCTGATCACGGCGACGGTCGGCGCGATGGTGCTCACGCACCGCGAGCGCACCGAACGGGCCAAAACCCAGCGGGAGTTGTCCGAAGCGCGCGTGCGCGGCACACAGTTGCCGCCGCTACCCGCCCCCGGCGTCTACGCCCGGCACAACGCCGTGGACATCCCGGGTCTGCTCCCGGACGGCACACCGTCCGAGCTCACCGTCATGCAGACGCTGCGCAAGCGCGGACAGATCCGCGATGTGTCGAACGAGTCGCTGGACCGGCTCAAGGCGCTGGAGCAGCGCTCCGAGGAGCGGCTCGGCCGTGACAACGAAGACGAGGAGGTCGCCAAGTGA
- the nuoK gene encoding NADH-quinone oxidoreductase subunit NuoK, which yields MNPVNYLYLAALLFTIGAAGVLIRRNAIVVFMCVELMLNACNLAFVTFSRMHGNLDGQIIAFFTMVVAAAEVVVGLAIIVSVFRSRHSASVDDASLMKL from the coding sequence GTGAATCCGGTCAACTACCTCTATCTCGCCGCCCTGTTGTTCACCATCGGTGCGGCCGGGGTGCTGATCAGGCGGAACGCGATCGTGGTGTTCATGTGCGTGGAGCTGATGCTCAACGCCTGCAACCTCGCGTTCGTGACCTTCTCCCGGATGCACGGCAATCTCGACGGGCAGATCATCGCCTTCTTCACGATGGTCGTCGCAGCCGCCGAGGTCGTGGTCGGGCTCGCGATCATCGTGTCGGTGTTCCGTTCCCGCCACTCGGCCTCGGTCGACGACGCCAGCCTGATGAAGCTGTAA
- the nuoL gene encoding NADH-quinone oxidoreductase subunit L produces MENLIALLVAAPLLGAAVLLCGGRRLDRAGHWVGTLLAGVSFVIGVVLFLDMLGKSADDRALHQKLFSWIPVEGFQADVAFQLDQLSMTFVLLITGVGTLIHIYSIGYMEHDERRRRFFGYLNLFLAAMLILVIADNYLLLYVGWEGVGLASYLLIGFWQHKPSAATAAKKAFLVNRVGDMGLSIAIMLMFTTFGTFAFGPVLAATGQTGEGKLTAIGLMLLLAACGKSAQVPLQSWLGDAMEGPTPVSALIHAATMVTAGVYLIVRSGAIFNNAPDAQLAVVVVGAVTLLFGAIVGCAKDDIKKALAGSTMSQIGYMILAAGLGPIGYVFAIMHLVTHGFFKAGLFLGAGSVMHGMNDEVDMRKFGGLRKYMPVTFITFGLGYLAIIGFPGLSGFFSKDKIIEAAFAKGGTEGWILGSVALLGAGITAFYMTRVMLLTFFGEKRWQPDAEGHEPHPHESPKSMTVPMIILAFGSVFAGGFFSFNDRFLNWLEPVTEHSHGHAPVSAATVTAATMVVLVIGVAIAWAMYGRAPVPVVAPRGSLLTRAARRDLLQDDFNHVVLVRGGEHLTRSLVYVDHTLVDGVVNGTAASMGGLSGRLRKLQNGYARSYAVSMFGGTAIVIAATLLMRAV; encoded by the coding sequence GTGGAGAACCTGATTGCGCTGCTCGTCGCGGCGCCCCTGCTCGGAGCGGCGGTCCTGCTCTGCGGCGGCCGACGGCTGGACCGCGCCGGACACTGGGTCGGCACCCTGCTCGCCGGGGTGTCGTTCGTCATCGGTGTCGTGCTCTTCCTCGACATGCTGGGCAAGAGCGCGGATGACCGGGCGCTGCACCAGAAGCTGTTCAGCTGGATCCCTGTCGAGGGCTTCCAGGCCGATGTGGCCTTCCAGCTCGACCAGCTGTCGATGACGTTCGTGCTGCTGATCACCGGTGTGGGCACGCTGATCCACATCTACTCGATCGGCTACATGGAGCACGACGAGCGCCGACGCCGCTTCTTCGGCTATCTGAACCTGTTCCTCGCGGCGATGCTGATCCTGGTCATCGCCGACAACTACCTGCTGCTGTACGTCGGGTGGGAGGGCGTCGGTCTGGCGTCGTACCTGCTGATCGGCTTCTGGCAGCACAAGCCCAGCGCGGCCACCGCCGCCAAGAAGGCATTCCTGGTCAACCGGGTCGGCGACATGGGCCTGTCGATCGCGATCATGCTGATGTTCACCACGTTCGGCACGTTCGCCTTCGGGCCCGTCCTGGCGGCGACCGGTCAGACCGGCGAGGGCAAGCTGACGGCGATCGGCCTGATGCTGCTCCTCGCGGCCTGCGGCAAGTCGGCGCAGGTGCCGCTGCAGTCCTGGCTCGGTGACGCGATGGAGGGCCCGACCCCGGTCTCGGCCCTCATCCACGCCGCGACCATGGTGACCGCGGGTGTCTACCTCATCGTCCGTTCCGGCGCGATCTTCAACAATGCGCCGGACGCACAGCTGGCCGTCGTGGTCGTCGGCGCGGTCACGCTGCTCTTCGGTGCGATCGTCGGTTGCGCGAAGGACGACATCAAGAAGGCCCTCGCCGGGTCGACGATGTCGCAGATCGGCTACATGATCCTGGCCGCCGGGCTCGGCCCGATCGGCTACGTCTTCGCGATCATGCACCTGGTGACGCACGGCTTCTTCAAGGCCGGGCTCTTCCTCGGCGCCGGTTCGGTCATGCACGGCATGAACGACGAGGTCGACATGAGGAAGTTCGGCGGCCTCAGGAAGTACATGCCGGTCACCTTCATCACCTTCGGCCTCGGCTATCTGGCGATCATCGGCTTCCCCGGCCTGTCCGGCTTCTTCTCCAAGGACAAGATCATCGAGGCGGCCTTCGCCAAGGGCGGCACCGAGGGCTGGATCCTAGGCTCGGTGGCCCTGCTGGGCGCCGGGATCACCGCGTTCTACATGACGCGCGTGATGCTGCTGACGTTCTTCGGGGAGAAGCGCTGGCAGCCCGACGCGGAGGGCCATGAGCCGCATCCGCACGAGTCCCCGAAGTCGATGACCGTCCCCATGATCATCCTGGCGTTCGGTTCGGTCTTCGCCGGAGGCTTCTTCTCCTTCAACGACCGCTTCCTGAACTGGCTGGAGCCGGTCACCGAACACAGCCACGGACACGCCCCGGTCAGCGCCGCGACCGTCACAGCGGCCACCATGGTGGTGCTCGTCATCGGCGTCGCCATCGCCTGGGCGATGTACGGACGGGCGCCGGTACCGGTCGTCGCCCCGCGCGGCTCGCTGCTCACCCGGGCCGCCCGCCGCGATCTCCTGCAGGACGACTTCAACCATGTGGTCCTGGTCCGCGGCGGCGAGCACCTCACCCGCTCCCTGGTGTACGTCGACCACACCCTGGTCGACGGCGTCGTCAACGGCACGGCCGCCTCGATGGGCGGGCTCTCCGGCCGGCTGCGCAAGCTGCAGAACGGCTACGCCCGCTCCTACGCGGTCTCGATGTTCGGCGGTACGGCGATCGTCATCGCCGCGACCCTGCTGATGAGGGCGGTCTGA
- a CDS encoding NADH-quinone oxidoreductase subunit M, with product MSFPLLTATAALPAIGAIATAAVPAARRTAAKWLALLFSLATLVLAGIALARFEPGGDRYQLTESHAWIKDFGVRYELGVDGIGLALMALTALLIPFIILAGWHDADPLETKSSRWRPTQGFFALILAVEAMVILSFEATDVFLFYILFEAMLIPMYFLIGGFGDRAHTGSDENAAAQRSYAAVKFLLYNLVGGLIMLAAVIGLYVVAGTFSLSEIAEARANGSLSMATSTERWLFLGFFFAFAVKAPLWPLHTWLPNAMGEATSPVAVLITAVVDKVGTFAMLRFCLQLFPEASKWATPVIVVLALISIVYGALLAVGQRDIKRLIAYASISHFGFIILGIFAMTSQGQSGATLYMVNHGISTAALMLVAGFLITRRGSRLIADYGGVQKVAPILAGTFLIGGLATLSLPGLAPFVSEFLVLVGAFSAYPAAGIIATTGIVLAALYVLVLYQRTMTGPVKAEVQGMADLKARELAVVLPLIALLLFLGVYPKPLTEIVNPAVQHTMSDVQKKDPQPEVEAAK from the coding sequence ATGTCCTTTCCCCTCCTGACAGCGACGGCGGCGCTCCCGGCGATCGGTGCGATCGCCACCGCCGCCGTGCCGGCCGCCCGGCGCACCGCCGCCAAATGGCTGGCGCTGCTCTTCTCGCTGGCCACCCTCGTACTGGCGGGCATCGCGCTCGCCCGCTTCGAGCCCGGCGGCGACCGCTACCAGCTCACCGAATCGCACGCCTGGATCAAGGACTTCGGCGTCCGGTACGAACTGGGCGTGGACGGCATCGGGCTGGCGCTCATGGCGCTCACCGCGCTGCTGATCCCCTTCATCATCCTGGCCGGCTGGCACGACGCCGACCCCCTGGAGACCAAGTCCTCGCGCTGGCGGCCGACGCAGGGCTTCTTCGCCCTGATCCTGGCCGTCGAGGCGATGGTGATCCTCTCCTTCGAGGCCACCGACGTCTTCCTCTTCTACATCCTCTTCGAAGCCATGCTCATCCCGATGTACTTCCTCATCGGCGGCTTCGGGGACCGGGCGCACACCGGCAGCGACGAGAACGCGGCGGCCCAGCGCTCGTACGCCGCCGTGAAGTTCCTCCTCTACAACCTGGTCGGCGGCCTCATCATGCTGGCCGCCGTGATCGGGCTGTACGTGGTCGCGGGGACGTTCTCGCTCTCCGAGATCGCCGAGGCCCGCGCCAACGGCTCGCTCTCCATGGCGACCAGCACCGAGCGCTGGCTCTTCCTCGGGTTCTTCTTCGCCTTCGCGGTGAAGGCCCCGTTGTGGCCGCTGCACACCTGGCTGCCCAACGCCATGGGCGAGGCGACCTCCCCGGTCGCCGTCCTGATCACCGCCGTCGTCGACAAGGTCGGCACCTTCGCGATGCTCCGCTTCTGCCTCCAGCTCTTCCCGGAGGCCAGCAAGTGGGCGACGCCGGTGATCGTCGTCCTCGCGCTGATCAGCATCGTGTACGGGGCGCTGCTCGCCGTCGGCCAGCGCGACATCAAGCGGCTGATCGCCTACGCGTCGATCTCGCACTTCGGCTTCATCATCCTGGGCATCTTCGCGATGACCAGCCAGGGCCAGTCGGGCGCCACGCTCTACATGGTCAACCACGGGATCTCGACCGCCGCGCTGATGCTGGTGGCGGGCTTCCTGATCACCCGGCGCGGTTCGCGGCTCATCGCCGACTACGGCGGGGTGCAGAAGGTGGCGCCCATCCTGGCCGGCACCTTCCTGATCGGCGGTCTGGCCACCCTGTCGCTGCCCGGGCTCGCCCCGTTCGTCAGCGAATTCCTGGTCCTGGTCGGCGCGTTCAGCGCGTACCCGGCGGCGGGCATCATCGCCACGACCGGCATCGTGCTCGCCGCGCTGTACGTCCTCGTCCTGTACCAGCGGACGATGACGGGCCCGGTCAAGGCCGAGGTCCAGGGCATGGCGGACCTCAAGGCCCGGGAGCTGGCCGTGGTCCTCCCGCTGATCGCGCTGCTGCTCTTCCTGGGTGTCTATCCGAAGCCGCTGACGGAGATCGTCAACCCGGCGGTGCAGCACACCATGTCGGACGTCCAGAAGAAGGACCCCCAGCCTGAGGTGGAGGCCGCCAAGTGA
- the nuoN gene encoding NADH-quinone oxidoreductase subunit NuoN, protein MSATAVHSLWTTAGGLTSAAPVEKFKAPVIEYTQLTPVLIVIGVAVVGVLVEAFVPRRARYYTQVFLTVVALAAAFAAVIGLAVGGYGTTKAHIAAMGAIAIDGPTLFLQGTILLTSLVAVFTFAERRLDPAAHGNHVDSFAAQAASVPGSDSEKAAVRAGFTTTEVFPLVLFSVAGMLVFPAANDLLTLFVALEVFSLPLYLLCAVARRKRLMSQEAAVKYFLLGAFSSAFLLFGIALMYGYAGSVSYAAIANVVDGSVTQIDPALADTMGNDALLLIGGAMILTGLLFKVGAVPFHMWTPDVYQGAPTPVTGFMAAATKVAAFGALLRLLYVVLPGLAWDWRPVMWAVAIVTMLGGAIVAITQTDIKRLLAYSSIAHAGFILAGVIATTPDGISSVLFYLGAYSFVTVGAFAVVTLVRDAGGEATHLSKWAGLGRRSPLVAAVFAVFLLAFAGIPLTSGFSGKFAVFKAAADGGAGGLVVVGVISSAIAAFFYIRVIVLMFFSEPKADGPTVAVPSPLTMTTIAVGVAVTLVLGLAPQYFLDLASQAGVFVR, encoded by the coding sequence GTGAGCGCAACAGCTGTCCACAGCTTGTGGACGACGGCGGGCGGGCTGACCTCGGCCGCCCCGGTCGAGAAGTTCAAAGCACCCGTCATCGAGTACACCCAGCTGACCCCGGTCCTCATCGTGATCGGTGTCGCCGTCGTGGGCGTACTCGTCGAGGCCTTCGTGCCGCGCCGGGCCCGCTACTACACGCAGGTCTTCCTGACCGTCGTCGCCCTCGCCGCCGCGTTCGCCGCGGTCATCGGCCTGGCGGTCGGCGGGTACGGCACGACGAAGGCGCACATCGCCGCGATGGGTGCCATCGCGATCGACGGGCCGACGCTCTTCCTGCAGGGCACCATCCTGCTGACCTCACTGGTCGCCGTGTTCACCTTCGCCGAGCGGCGGCTGGACCCCGCCGCGCACGGGAACCACGTCGACTCCTTCGCCGCACAGGCCGCGTCGGTCCCCGGCAGCGACAGCGAGAAGGCCGCGGTCAGGGCCGGGTTCACCACCACCGAGGTCTTCCCGCTGGTCCTCTTCTCGGTGGCCGGGATGCTGGTCTTCCCGGCGGCCAACGATCTGCTGACGCTCTTCGTGGCCCTGGAGGTCTTCTCCCTCCCGCTCTACCTCCTGTGCGCCGTCGCCCGCCGCAAGCGGCTGATGTCGCAGGAGGCCGCCGTGAAGTACTTCCTGCTCGGCGCCTTCTCGTCGGCGTTCCTGCTCTTCGGGATCGCTCTGATGTACGGGTACGCGGGCTCCGTCTCGTACGCCGCCATCGCCAACGTGGTCGACGGCTCCGTCACCCAGATCGACCCGGCGCTCGCCGACACCATGGGCAACGACGCGCTGCTCCTGATCGGCGGGGCGATGATCCTGACCGGTCTGCTCTTCAAGGTCGGCGCCGTCCCGTTCCACATGTGGACCCCGGACGTCTACCAGGGCGCCCCGACCCCGGTCACCGGCTTCATGGCCGCGGCCACCAAGGTCGCCGCGTTCGGTGCGCTGCTGCGTCTGCTGTACGTGGTGCTGCCGGGCCTCGCCTGGGACTGGCGCCCGGTCATGTGGGCCGTCGCGATCGTCACGATGCTGGGCGGCGCGATCGTCGCCATCACCCAGACCGACATCAAGCGGCTGCTCGCCTACTCCTCGATCGCACACGCCGGGTTCATCCTCGCCGGTGTCATCGCGACCACCCCGGACGGCATCTCGTCGGTCCTCTTCTACCTCGGCGCCTACTCCTTCGTGACGGTCGGTGCGTTCGCCGTCGTCACCCTGGTGCGCGACGCGGGCGGCGAGGCGACGCATCTGTCGAAGTGGGCCGGGCTCGGGCGGCGCTCGCCGCTGGTCGCCGCGGTCTTCGCGGTGTTCCTGCTGGCCTTCGCGGGTATCCCGCTCACCTCCGGGTTCTCCGGAAAGTTCGCCGTCTTCAAGGCCGCGGCGGACGGCGGCGCGGGCGGCCTGGTCGTGGTCGGTGTGATCTCGTCCGCGATCGCCGCGTTCTTCTACATCCGGGTCATCGTGCTGATGTTCTTCAGCGAGCCGAAGGCGGACGGCCCGACGGTCGCCGTCCCGTCCCCGCTGACGATGACGACGATCGCGGTCGGTGTCGCGGTCACGCTGGTGCTGGGCCTCGCCCCGCAGTACTTCCTGGACCTGGCGAGCCAGGCGGGAGTCTTCGTGAGGTAG
- the recQ gene encoding DNA helicase RecQ, producing the protein MGVTGGTMDVTESDARQTLHRVFGYETFRGEQEAIVDHVVAGGDAVVLMPTGGGKSLCYQIPALVRGGTGIVISPLIALMQDQVDALRALGVRAGFINSTQDFDERRSMEAQFVAGELDLLYLAPERLRLDTTLGLLSRGEISVFAIDEAHCVAQWGHDFRPDYLSLSVLGERWPDVPRIALTATATDATHQEITQRLGMPDAKHFVASFDRPNIQYRIVPKADPKKQLLSFLKEEHAGDAGIVYSLSRNSTEKTAEYLCRNGIEAVPYHAGLDAGTRAVHQSRFLREEGLVVVATIAFGMGIDKPDVRFVAHLDLPKSVEGYYQETGRAGRDGQPSTAWMAYGLQDVVQQRKLIQGSEGDEAFRRRAASHLDSMLALCETVRCRRAQLLTYFGQEPTAAACGNCDTCLTPPESWDGTVVAQKLLSTVVRLKRERGQKFGAGQIIDILLGRKTAKVIQFDHDQLSVFGIGEELAEAEWRGVVRQLLAQGLIAVEGEYGTLVLTEESGSVLGREREVLLRKEAPKPASRSTKGERKAKSQASAAELTPEAVPVFEALRAWRGAQAKELGVPAYVIFHDATLREIATLRPDSVSALGGISGLGEKKLATYGEGVLEVLAEFTGTGAGAAEPPEAAAEAAQIPSPAAQVPAPPTAARATPAPAAPGDDPEFGWGEEPPEYE; encoded by the coding sequence ATGGGCGTGACGGGCGGGACCATGGATGTGACCGAGAGCGACGCGCGGCAGACGCTGCACCGGGTGTTCGGATACGAGACGTTCCGCGGTGAGCAGGAAGCGATCGTCGACCACGTGGTGGCGGGCGGGGACGCCGTCGTGCTCATGCCGACCGGTGGCGGTAAATCCCTCTGCTACCAGATCCCCGCCCTGGTCAGAGGCGGTACGGGCATCGTCATCTCACCCCTGATCGCCCTGATGCAGGACCAGGTGGACGCGCTGCGGGCGCTCGGTGTGCGGGCCGGATTCATCAACTCCACGCAGGACTTCGACGAGCGCCGCTCGATGGAGGCCCAGTTCGTCGCCGGTGAGCTCGACCTGCTCTACCTGGCCCCGGAGCGGCTCCGTCTGGACACCACCCTCGGCCTGCTCTCCCGCGGCGAGATCTCCGTCTTCGCGATCGACGAGGCGCACTGTGTGGCCCAGTGGGGCCACGACTTCCGCCCGGACTATCTGTCCCTCTCCGTCCTCGGCGAGCGCTGGCCCGACGTACCGCGCATCGCCCTAACGGCGACCGCGACCGACGCGACGCACCAGGAGATCACCCAGCGTCTGGGCATGCCCGACGCGAAGCATTTCGTCGCCAGCTTCGACCGGCCCAACATCCAGTACCGGATCGTGCCGAAGGCCGACCCGAAGAAGCAGCTGCTCTCCTTCCTCAAGGAGGAGCACGCCGGGGACGCGGGCATCGTCTACTCCCTGTCGCGCAACTCGACCGAGAAGACCGCCGAATACCTCTGCCGCAACGGCATCGAGGCCGTCCCTTACCACGCGGGACTGGACGCGGGCACGCGCGCCGTCCACCAGTCCCGCTTCCTGCGCGAGGAGGGCCTGGTCGTCGTCGCGACCATCGCCTTCGGCATGGGCATCGACAAGCCGGACGTACGCTTCGTCGCCCACCTCGACCTGCCGAAGTCCGTCGAGGGCTACTACCAGGAGACCGGCCGCGCGGGCCGCGACGGGCAGCCGTCCACGGCCTGGATGGCATACGGCCTCCAGGACGTCGTCCAGCAGCGCAAGCTCATCCAGGGCAGCGAGGGCGACGAGGCGTTCCGCCGCCGTGCGGCCTCCCACCTCGACTCGATGCTGGCCCTGTGCGAGACGGTCCGGTGCCGCCGCGCCCAGCTCCTGACGTACTTCGGCCAGGAGCCCACCGCGGCGGCCTGCGGCAACTGCGACACCTGCCTCACCCCGCCCGAGAGCTGGGACGGCACGGTGGTCGCGCAGAAACTGCTGTCGACCGTCGTACGGCTGAAGCGGGAGCGCGGGCAGAAGTTCGGCGCGGGCCAGATCATCGACATCCTGCTCGGCCGCAAGACGGCCAAGGTCATCCAGTTCGACCACGACCAGCTCTCGGTCTTCGGTATCGGCGAGGAGCTGGCCGAGGCCGAATGGCGCGGAGTCGTCCGGCAGTTGCTCGCCCAGGGCCTGATCGCGGTCGAGGGTGAGTACGGCACGCTGGTGCTGACGGAGGAGAGCGGCTCGGTGCTCGGCCGGGAGCGCGAGGTGCTGCTGCGCAAGGAGGCGCCGAAGCCCGCGTCGCGCTCCACGAAGGGCGAACGCAAGGCGAAGTCCCAGGCGTCCGCCGCCGAGCTGACGCCCGAGGCCGTCCCGGTCTTCGAGGCACTGCGGGCCTGGCGCGGCGCCCAGGCCAAGGAGCTGGGCGTCCCGGCGTACGTCATCTTCCACGACGCGACGCTGCGCGAGATCGCCACGCTCCGCCCGGACTCGGTGTCCGCGCTGGGCGGCATCAGCGGTCTGGGGGAGAAGAAGCTGGCGACGTACGGCGAGGGGGTGCTGGAGGTGCTCGCGGAGTTCACCGGCACCGGCGCGGGGGCGGCGGAGCCGCCGGAGGCGGCCGCTGAGGCCGCACAGATCCCGAGCCCCGCCGCCCAGGTGCCCGCCCCGCCCACGGCCGCTCGGGCGACTCCGGCCCCGGCTGCCCCTGGCGACGACCCGGAGTTCGGCTGGGGCGAGGAGCCGCCGGAGTACGAGTGA